One window from the genome of Leptospira broomii serovar Hurstbridge str. 5399 encodes:
- a CDS encoding TIGR02757 family protein — translation MASESRLGRNFQKLYEAYTRPEFLDSDPLFLCYLYESPEDKEFVGILSALFAYGNVSSIRGFLSRLLTPMGDKPKSYLLSEGTRVWKGKLGPYRFQKEADILLFLEGLRIAYEETKRTGSPYLEPWFSPLEGADSKLEKRIAGFQYRLSDVLSGITSKWNTYGLNFLIGTGKEASAHKRYCMYLRWMVRKEAPDLGLYKTILPSELVFPLDTHINRLAEILGASSRKTSDFKKSREITDFFLKLYPDDPLRMDFSLSRLGILRKCKTKYIPELCETCEVKSLCRIYAAK, via the coding sequence ATGGCCAGCGAAAGTCGGTTAGGACGAAATTTTCAGAAACTGTACGAGGCTTACACCCGCCCGGAGTTTTTGGACAGCGATCCCCTATTTCTTTGCTATTTATACGAATCTCCCGAAGACAAGGAGTTTGTAGGAATTCTTTCAGCCTTGTTCGCTTACGGAAACGTCTCTTCGATTCGCGGGTTCCTTTCCCGACTTCTGACACCGATGGGAGACAAGCCTAAGTCATATCTACTTTCCGAAGGAACTCGAGTTTGGAAAGGAAAATTAGGTCCGTACCGATTTCAAAAAGAGGCAGATATTCTTCTGTTCCTTGAAGGATTAAGGATCGCTTATGAAGAAACTAAACGGACAGGATCTCCTTACCTCGAACCCTGGTTTTCGCCTCTGGAAGGAGCCGACTCAAAGCTGGAAAAGAGGATCGCCGGATTTCAATACAGATTAAGCGACGTCCTTTCGGGGATTACTTCCAAATGGAACACTTACGGCCTTAATTTTTTGATCGGTACCGGAAAAGAAGCCTCCGCACATAAACGATATTGCATGTATCTTCGCTGGATGGTGAGAAAGGAGGCGCCCGATTTGGGATTATATAAAACGATTCTCCCCAGCGAACTCGTATTCCCGTTAGATACGCATATCAATCGCCTCGCGGAAATTCTCGGAGCCAGCTCGAGGAAAACTTCCGATTTCAAGAAATCCCGCGAAATCACGGATTTCTTTCTAAAACTTTATCCTGACGATCCGTTAAGAATGGACTTTTCCTTATCTAGATTGGGAATTCTTAGAAAGTGTAAAACGAAATATATTCCGGAATTATGTGAAACCTGCGAAGTCAAAAGCCTGTGCAGAATTTACGCTGCAAAATGA
- a CDS encoding adenylosuccinate synthase: MPATLVVGTQWGDEGKAKVIDYLSKDTDIIVRYQGGANAGHTVVVHGKKYVFHLVPSGVIYDQTVCVIGNGVVLDPAFFVEECDKLQAEGFPVYEKLLLSDSCHLLFPFHGLIDSARENNCAPERKIGTTKKGIGICYADKMMRIGLRVGDLLEDDFESRLKHLVDEKNYEIGKLYGIEEISTKEILDSLKLFLSKVRKNIINTPYYLENQLKAGKKILLEGAQGTGLDVDFGTYPYVTSSNPTTGGAFIGSGIAFHHLKSVIGITKAYTTRVGEGPFPTELLEDEGEKLRTLGAEYGATTGRPRRCGWFDTEVLRHAVRINGLTSIALTKIDVLSAYDKIPVAVAYERNGKKLECFPSQGLEDVKVIYEEFSGWKTDITGIGDFDKLPSTCKDYIRTLEKLIGVRIDLISTGPDRKDTIASGF; this comes from the coding sequence ATGCCCGCAACATTAGTAGTCGGAACCCAATGGGGTGACGAAGGCAAAGCAAAAGTAATCGATTATTTATCAAAAGATACGGACATCATAGTACGTTATCAGGGCGGGGCGAACGCCGGACATACCGTAGTGGTCCACGGGAAAAAATACGTTTTTCATTTGGTTCCTTCGGGAGTCATTTACGATCAAACGGTTTGCGTGATCGGAAACGGAGTCGTACTGGATCCCGCGTTCTTCGTGGAAGAATGCGATAAATTGCAGGCGGAAGGATTTCCAGTTTATGAAAAACTTCTGCTCAGCGATTCCTGCCATTTACTATTTCCGTTTCACGGCTTGATCGATTCCGCAAGGGAGAATAATTGCGCTCCGGAACGTAAAATCGGAACGACTAAGAAAGGAATCGGAATCTGTTACGCGGACAAGATGATGCGGATCGGTCTCCGGGTCGGGGATCTTTTGGAGGACGATTTCGAGTCGCGTTTAAAACACCTTGTAGACGAAAAGAATTATGAAATCGGCAAGTTATACGGAATCGAAGAAATTTCCACGAAGGAAATCCTAGATTCCTTGAAACTCTTTCTTTCAAAGGTTCGCAAGAATATTATAAATACGCCATACTATCTGGAAAATCAACTCAAGGCAGGAAAGAAAATCCTGTTGGAAGGCGCGCAAGGGACGGGTTTGGATGTGGACTTCGGAACCTATCCGTATGTAACCAGCTCCAACCCGACGACAGGCGGAGCCTTCATCGGGTCCGGAATCGCTTTCCATCATTTAAAGAGCGTAATCGGAATCACAAAAGCGTATACGACTCGGGTGGGAGAAGGCCCTTTCCCGACGGAGCTCCTAGAAGACGAAGGAGAAAAACTTCGGACTTTGGGCGCGGAATACGGAGCAACAACGGGTCGACCCCGTAGATGCGGTTGGTTTGATACGGAAGTTCTGCGCCATGCGGTGAGGATCAACGGTCTTACTTCGATCGCTTTGACGAAGATCGACGTCTTGTCGGCTTACGACAAGATTCCGGTCGCAGTCGCATACGAAAGAAACGGCAAAAAATTAGAATGTTTTCCTTCTCAAGGACTTGAAGACGTAAAAGTCATTTATGAGGAATTTTCGGGTTGGAAAACGGATATAACCGGGATCGGCGATTTCGATAAATTACCGTCAACCTGTAAGGACTATATCCGAACTTTGGAAAAACTGATCGGAGTTCGCATCGATCTGATTTCTACAGGACCGGATCGTAAAGATACGATCGCTTCCGGTTTTTAA
- a CDS encoding ATP phosphoribosyltransferase regulatory subunit, with protein MTHNPPEFSEKKWIPDGFHFLGPDESLERRKLLDRLSDGLLGFGYSEVFLPSFDYSSSFLLTVSAEDSSALYRFRDSDGNEISPSVDLTVQAVKGMAGFAHRKENQRIFYQGKIFRDYGRTSGSRKEILQIGAENLGGSGSSAILRLLEEIGELFSALSLASPLTIVLGNVNLFRSIVESVGLSSLEQRQLSFLLYRKNLPEIRSFLNKRNGERILPVLETLCLGFSRENEDPVSLFSNSNLPAESIEILAETREILFSVKIGSNLRYCLDFTLIPDLEYYTGFVFQGYLEGYSEPVVTGGAYDHLYELFSGIQKDACGYAINVDSLESV; from the coding sequence ATGACACATAATCCTCCCGAGTTCAGCGAAAAGAAATGGATTCCAGACGGCTTTCATTTTCTCGGTCCGGACGAAAGTCTAGAAAGGCGGAAGCTTCTCGATAGGCTAAGCGACGGTCTGCTTGGTTTCGGGTACTCCGAAGTTTTTTTGCCTTCCTTTGATTACTCTTCTTCCTTTCTTCTAACTGTTTCCGCCGAAGATTCGAGCGCACTCTATCGCTTTAGAGATTCGGACGGAAATGAGATCTCGCCTAGCGTGGATTTGACCGTGCAAGCCGTAAAAGGGATGGCCGGTTTTGCGCACCGCAAAGAAAACCAACGTATATTCTACCAGGGAAAGATTTTTCGGGACTATGGTCGTACGAGCGGATCTAGAAAAGAAATTCTACAAATAGGCGCCGAAAACCTTGGCGGGTCCGGAAGTTCCGCTATTCTCAGGCTCTTGGAGGAGATTGGAGAACTTTTTTCCGCTCTTTCTCTCGCTTCCCCCTTGACGATAGTTCTTGGAAACGTAAATTTATTCCGCTCCATAGTGGAATCCGTAGGTCTTTCCTCCTTGGAGCAAAGACAATTGTCCTTCTTGCTATACAGAAAAAATCTTCCGGAGATTCGATCCTTCTTAAACAAAAGAAACGGGGAAAGGATTCTACCCGTTTTAGAGACTCTTTGCCTGGGTTTCTCTCGGGAAAACGAGGATCCGGTTTCTTTATTCTCGAATTCTAATCTTCCGGCGGAATCCATCGAAATATTGGCGGAAACTCGCGAGATCCTTTTCTCGGTAAAAATAGGATCAAATCTTCGGTATTGCCTGGACTTTACGCTTATTCCGGATTTAGAATACTATACGGGCTTTGTGTTCCAGGGATATTTAGAAGGATATTCGGAACCGGTCGTTACGGGTGGCGCGTACGATCATCTCTATGAACTTTTTTCAGGAATACAGAAGGATGCCTGCGGCTATGCAATCAACGTGGATAGCCTAGAAAGCGTGTGA
- a CDS encoding 1-acyl-sn-glycerol-3-phosphate acyltransferase, with translation MAEKEQSLGRWQKEFFENIHLFKRSGMSEEEAKKVLQKFLYLSSITPMPPAMEVFKDPNSLEQVGVYTAPEKKAREFMIEFLSPIMKFFTVEGIENLAALKPLIGKYPLTLISNHLSHLDAPAIFHLLYHASPEGRAVAEQLVFIAGRLAYEPDFTRLGLYMFGTLLVCSKRDMADNPSLSDLMTKINMRAFRNSQKLQNEGKIVAIFPEGTRSRDGRLMPFVDTVYHYVANKVVLPISLEKTDKILPTTSLLFNQVAGKLVIGKPVLVGDLSRKQMESFPKNIEHLPFPEHGDKKQFLIDNLALLVGQNLNKHQHGIYRNLYSADSRDQNKLIKIPKDPKEKIVVIGNSSMGIAVATILANKEVVVQVYHPDTTYTSQSNEERRDLKNYSLYKLPPNLTFTSDPEALRDATLFIQGTNPWEIHTVYPELQPYLTKNKAPFFNVVKGFTSSGLILDDLQQALGIEDDRIGVISGASYPDQIMERKISGFEIAAANETLIPRIQKLLTTGYIFPRPAIVPTDYKGVQLGGALKTIYALVMGIVEGYFNQTLGGNVDNSLFHLSNRFFNEMVKVGVQMGGQPETFQGLAGLTDFMLSCFGTDAKDRKTGYDIANGHPSEKMSNGFYGLKVMPNLMKIDPEEVPIMFAAYEVVINKKDARKVAEMMEERLSRV, from the coding sequence ATGGCCGAAAAAGAACAATCCCTAGGCAGATGGCAGAAAGAATTCTTCGAAAATATTCATCTGTTTAAACGATCCGGAATGAGCGAAGAGGAAGCAAAGAAAGTCCTCCAGAAATTTTTATATCTTTCGTCCATCACTCCTATGCCGCCTGCAATGGAAGTATTTAAGGACCCGAATTCATTAGAACAGGTAGGCGTTTATACCGCTCCCGAAAAAAAGGCCCGGGAATTCATGATCGAATTTCTTTCTCCGATTATGAAATTCTTTACGGTAGAAGGAATAGAAAATCTGGCCGCCTTAAAACCGTTAATCGGTAAATATCCGTTAACTCTCATATCAAATCATTTAAGCCATCTTGATGCTCCGGCGATCTTTCATTTGTTATATCACGCGTCCCCTGAAGGGCGAGCGGTTGCGGAACAACTGGTATTTATTGCAGGCCGCTTAGCATACGAACCAGATTTTACCCGTCTCGGTTTGTATATGTTCGGCACGCTTCTCGTATGCTCCAAGCGAGATATGGCGGATAACCCTAGCCTTTCCGATCTGATGACTAAGATCAATATGAGAGCCTTCCGCAATTCTCAAAAGCTACAGAATGAAGGAAAAATCGTAGCGATCTTTCCAGAAGGAACGCGCTCAAGAGACGGTCGGCTCATGCCCTTCGTTGATACTGTTTACCATTACGTAGCCAATAAAGTGGTACTCCCGATTTCTTTAGAGAAGACCGACAAGATATTGCCGACGACGAGCTTATTATTCAATCAGGTAGCGGGTAAATTGGTAATAGGAAAACCGGTACTCGTGGGCGATTTGTCTAGGAAACAAATGGAATCGTTTCCGAAGAATATAGAGCATCTCCCCTTTCCGGAACACGGCGATAAAAAGCAGTTTTTAATCGATAATTTGGCGTTACTGGTCGGCCAAAATCTGAATAAACACCAGCACGGAATTTATCGCAATCTGTACAGTGCGGATTCCCGAGACCAAAACAAACTGATCAAAATCCCGAAAGATCCTAAGGAAAAGATCGTTGTTATCGGAAATAGCAGCATGGGTATTGCAGTCGCAACCATTCTTGCCAACAAAGAAGTTGTAGTGCAAGTGTATCATCCGGATACCACTTACACTTCCCAGTCTAACGAAGAACGAAGGGATCTAAAAAACTACTCCCTTTACAAGCTTCCTCCGAATCTTACTTTTACGTCCGACCCGGAAGCACTACGGGACGCGACTTTGTTCATCCAAGGAACGAATCCTTGGGAAATCCATACGGTCTATCCTGAACTGCAGCCATATCTGACCAAAAATAAGGCCCCGTTCTTTAATGTAGTAAAGGGATTTACGAGTTCCGGTCTGATTCTAGACGATCTTCAACAGGCTTTAGGAATCGAAGATGATCGAATCGGAGTCATTTCCGGCGCTTCCTATCCGGATCAAATTATGGAAAGAAAGATCTCCGGTTTTGAAATCGCTGCGGCAAATGAAACTCTCATCCCGCGTATCCAGAAACTGTTAACTACCGGTTATATTTTTCCAAGACCGGCCATTGTTCCCACCGATTATAAGGGGGTTCAATTGGGCGGAGCACTGAAAACGATTTATGCTCTTGTAATGGGAATCGTCGAAGGCTATTTTAATCAGACTTTGGGGGGTAACGTAGATAATTCCTTATTCCACCTTTCGAATCGCTTTTTCAACGAAATGGTAAAGGTCGGAGTTCAGATGGGAGGGCAACCTGAAACATTCCAAGGATTGGCAGGTCTGACGGATTTCATGCTCTCTTGTTTCGGAACTGATGCCAAAGATAGAAAGACGGGATATGATATTGCGAACGGACATCCTTCCGAAAAGATGTCCAACGGATTTTACGGATTGAAAGTAATGCCGAATCTGATGAAAATCGATCCGGAAGAAGTGCCGATTATGTTTGCCGCATACGAAGTCGTGATCAACAAAAAAGACGCGCGAAAAGTGGCGGAAATGATGGAAGAACGACTTTCTAGAGTGTAA
- a CDS encoding TetR/AcrR family transcriptional regulator: MKRVEQSNKVRAKILEVSRKLFVSEGYEKATIRRIIDEAGITTGSLYHFFKNKEEILFAIASEVFSEASETAERLAGEFDAPVVFALEIGLQLYIIHKKKSIAETYLAAYRTHGVLEMIGQRGAARNALLFGKYNPDFDHEEYLIRTHAFRGMFQALLEEALYVGAIDRNRMVNTALRLGLSTFGVPKEAIDTAVTKTFEILTDKAAEIEILANELINLFVNGKVPLDSE; this comes from the coding sequence ATGAAAAGAGTAGAACAATCGAATAAGGTCAGGGCGAAAATTCTCGAGGTCTCTCGCAAACTTTTCGTTTCCGAAGGATACGAAAAAGCGACTATCCGAAGAATCATTGACGAAGCCGGTATTACTACCGGAAGTCTATATCATTTTTTTAAAAATAAGGAAGAGATACTTTTTGCTATTGCAAGCGAAGTCTTTTCTGAAGCGTCTGAAACTGCGGAGCGTCTAGCAGGTGAATTCGATGCTCCGGTTGTGTTTGCTTTAGAAATAGGACTTCAGCTTTATATAATCCACAAAAAGAAATCGATTGCGGAAACGTATTTAGCCGCTTACCGGACGCACGGCGTACTAGAGATGATCGGTCAAAGAGGTGCGGCTCGGAACGCGTTATTATTCGGAAAATATAACCCCGATTTCGATCATGAAGAATATCTGATTAGAACGCATGCATTTCGAGGAATGTTTCAGGCATTATTGGAAGAAGCCTTGTACGTGGGAGCAATTGATCGAAACAGAATGGTAAACACCGCATTACGGTTGGGACTTTCCACGTTCGGAGTTCCTAAGGAAGCGATAGATACTGCCGTCACCAAGACCTTCGAAATTTTAACGGACAAGGCCGCCGAAATTGAAATTCTCGCAAACGAACTCATTAACTTATTCGTGAACGGAAAAGTTCCGTTGGATTCGGAATAA
- a CDS encoding alpha/beta hydrolase encodes MNLNTIVRHPTKKSKHRIPLVFVHGAWHGAWCWDEFFLPYFASKGFEANAFDLRGHGESDGKKEIRFHRISNYVSDLEDVISKLSTPPILIGHSMGGLVVQKYLEKHSTPGAVLLASVPPTGVLATTLRIARKHPLVFLKTTLTWSLYNVVSTPDLCQEAFFSSEIKKNALQKYFQNMQEESFLGFLDMMIFELPKPERVMTPILVLGAEKDAIFSPSQVLATGKSYRTQAEIFPNMTHDMMLDVGWEKVANRILTWLNELGV; translated from the coding sequence ATGAATCTTAATACAATCGTTCGTCATCCAACTAAAAAATCTAAACATCGGATTCCTTTAGTATTTGTGCATGGAGCTTGGCATGGCGCCTGGTGTTGGGATGAATTCTTTTTGCCTTATTTCGCTTCCAAAGGTTTCGAAGCGAACGCGTTCGATTTACGAGGTCACGGAGAAAGTGACGGTAAGAAGGAGATTCGCTTTCATCGTATCTCTAATTACGTTTCGGACCTTGAGGATGTCATATCCAAACTTTCGACCCCGCCGATTCTAATCGGGCATTCGATGGGAGGTCTAGTGGTTCAAAAATATCTAGAGAAGCATTCGACTCCGGGTGCCGTTTTGTTAGCGTCTGTTCCGCCTACAGGAGTGTTGGCGACCACTTTGCGGATCGCGCGTAAGCATCCGCTTGTCTTTTTAAAGACTACCCTTACTTGGAGTTTGTATAACGTTGTTTCCACGCCGGATCTATGTCAGGAGGCCTTCTTTTCCTCCGAGATAAAGAAGAACGCACTCCAAAAATACTTTCAAAACATGCAGGAAGAATCGTTTCTAGGCTTCTTGGATATGATGATTTTTGAATTACCGAAACCGGAACGCGTTATGACCCCCATACTAGTGTTAGGTGCCGAGAAGGACGCGATCTTTTCTCCTTCGCAAGTCTTAGCTACAGGCAAATCTTACCGAACTCAGGCTGAGATTTTTCCGAATATGACGCATGATATGATGCTCGACGTCGGTTGGGAGAAGGTGGCGAACCGTATTCTTACTTGGTTAAACGAATTAGGTGTTTGA